The following are from one region of the Abditibacteriaceae bacterium genome:
- a CDS encoding sugar phosphate isomerase/epimerase family protein encodes MRLGGPLFETIDSPDSWIKALQSNGYRAARCPVEPDADDDTVRAYEVAAQKADIVIAEVGAWSNPLSSDPDTRAGAIEKCIRGLELADRIGAICCVNTAGSRGTFSWYGPHPANLTDETFEMIVETTRKIIDAVNPTRSVFSLEPMPWIFPDSPASYLRLIKAIDRRGFGVHLDPVNMINSPALFFDNAALLRECFRLLGEHIRCCHAKDITLGEGVTVQFDEVRPGLGALDYVTFLRELNKIGSDIPVLLEHLPNAEEYRQAAEYLRGVAGAEGISV; translated from the coding sequence ATGCGATTAGGCGGGCCACTTTTTGAAACAATTGACAGTCCCGATAGTTGGATAAAGGCACTGCAAAGCAACGGTTATCGCGCCGCCCGATGTCCTGTCGAGCCGGACGCGGATGACGACACGGTCCGAGCTTACGAAGTCGCGGCTCAAAAAGCGGACATTGTGATTGCCGAAGTCGGTGCGTGGAGCAACCCGCTTTCAAGCGACCCGGACACGCGCGCCGGGGCTATCGAGAAGTGTATTCGCGGGTTGGAACTCGCCGACCGCATCGGAGCTATTTGTTGCGTGAATACCGCTGGTTCGAGAGGAACCTTTTCTTGGTATGGGCCGCATCCCGCGAATCTCACCGACGAAACGTTTGAGATGATCGTCGAAACCACTCGCAAAATCATCGACGCGGTAAATCCGACACGCAGCGTGTTTTCTCTGGAACCGATGCCGTGGATTTTTCCCGACTCGCCCGCCAGTTACTTGCGATTAATCAAAGCCATCGACCGACGTGGCTTCGGCGTGCATCTCGATCCGGTCAACATGATTAATTCTCCAGCGCTGTTTTTTGACAACGCCGCCCTTTTGCGCGAATGCTTTCGGTTACTCGGTGAGCATATTCGCTGCTGCCACGCCAAGGATATTACGCTTGGTGAAGGCGTGACGGTGCAATTCGATGAAGTGCGGCCCGGTCTGGGAGCGCTCGACTACGTTACTTTTCTGCGCGAACTCAACAAAATCGGCTCGGATATTCCGGTTCTGCTGGAGCATTTGCCCAACGCGGAGGAATACCGGCAGGCTGCCGAATACCTTCGGGGTGTGGCTGGCGCCGAGGGCATCTCGGTGTGA